DNA from Arthrobacter sp. PvP023:
GCCCTCAGAGGTTCGACCCTGTACGCAACCACCGATGCCCTGCCCGCAGAAAACCAGCCGCCCAACGGCAGACTGGTGTCCCTGGACTTTAAGGGGCACTCCCACCGTTGAGGCAGCGCCTTAAAACGAGTGTGGCCGGTCCCTTGCGGGTCCGGCCACACTGATGCCTCCGACGGCCTACTTGTTGCCGTCTTCGTCAAGTTCTTCGTCGTCGATGAGGTCTTCATCCTCTTCGTCGAAGTCGTCCTCGTCGATTTCCACGTCCTCGGGAATGTCGCTCTTGTACGGATCGGCATCGCCGGCGTGCTTGGCGCCTGCAGCCAGGGCGGCCACTTCAGCGTCCCGCTTCTTGGCGGCGCGGAGAAGTTCTTCAAGGTTGGAGGCGTTGACCGGAATCTGGTCGGCCACGAACTCGAGGGTGGGAGTCAGCCGGACAGTAATGTTGCGGCCGACTTCCTGGCGGAGAACGCCCTTGGCTTTCTCCAGGCCCTTGGCAGCATCCGCCTGAACCACCTGGTCCCCGAACACGGTGTAGTAGATCGTGGCATGCTGCAGGTCATTGGTCACGCGGGCGTCGGTAACAGTAATACCTTCAAGCCGCGGATCCTTGACCTTCCGGCCCAAAGCCTCTGCAACAACAACCTTAATCCGCTGCGCCAACTTGGCAGCGCGTGCCGGATCAGCCATTTCCACTCCTAAATATTTGGATGTACGACGGCGCGTTAGCGGCTTGCGTACAAAGGTTCGGTTAATTGCCACGCACCTAAAGCGAGTCTACGACGGACCCGCGTTGGATTTTTTCCGGCGGCCCGGGAGTGGCATCGGGCCTACCGGAGCTGGGCGGCACAGGATCGCAGATCCAGTGCCGCCCAGCGTAGGGGCGGGGCCGCCGGAAAAATCCGACGCCCCCGACCTGTATAGCTCAGACTAGACGCGCGGCTTCTCGCGCATCTCGAAGGTCTCGATGATGTCACCCTCGTTGATGTCGTTGTACGAGCCAAGACCGATACCACACTCGAAGTCCGTGCGGACCTCGGTGGCGTCGTCCTTGAAGCGCTTGAGCGTCTCAACGGTGAGGTTGTCACCGATGATCTTGCCGTCGCGGCTGATGCGGGCCTTCGTGTTGCGTCGGATAACACCCGAGCGAACGATGGAACCGGCGATGTTGCCGAACTTGGAGGAACGGAACACTTCGCGGACCTCGGCGGTGCCAAGCTGGACTTCTTCGTACTCCGGCTTGAGCATGCCCTTGAGGGCCATCTCAATGTCATCGATTGCTGCGTAGATGACGGAGTAGAAGCGCATGTCCACGCCTTCGCGGTCTGCCAGTTCGGCAACACGCTCGGCGGGCTTGACGTTGAAGCCGATGATGACGGCGCTGTCGACCGTTGCCAGGTTGACGTCGTTCTGCGTGATCGCACCGACACCGCGGTGGATAACGCGGAGCTGGACACCTTCGCCGACGTCGATCTTGAGCAGCGCGTCTTCGAGGGCTTCCACGGCACCGGACACGTCACCCTTGAGGATGAGGTTGAGGGTGTCGATCTTGCCTTCGGCGACGGCCTGGTCGAAGTCTTCCAGGCTGATGCGCTTGCGGCGCTTGGCAAGGGCGGCGTTGCGGTCCGCTGCTTCACGCTTCTCGGCGATCTGGCGGGCGGTGCGCTCGTCAGCGGTCACAAAGAAGGTGTCGCCGGCGCGCGGGACGTTGGACAGACCCAGCACCTGCACGGGGCGGGACGGGCCGGCCTCGGTCAGGACGCTGCCGTCGTCGTCGAACATCGCACGAACGCGGCCGTGGGCCGTGCCTGCCACGATGGTGTCGCCGACGTGCAGCGTACCGGACTGAACCAGGACGGTGGCAACCGCACCGCGGCCCTTGTCCAGGTTGGCTTCGATCGCGATACCGCGGGCGTCCTTGTTCGGGTTGGCGCGCATGTCCAGGGCTGCGTCTGCGGTAAGCAGGACGGCCTCGAGCAGCTCGTCGATGTTGAGGTTCTGGCGTGCAGAGACCTCCACGAACATGGTGTCGCCACCGTATTCTTCCGGAACGAGCCCGTACTCGGTCAGCTGGCCGCGGACCTTGTCCGGGTTGGCGCCTTCCTTGTCGATCTTGTTCACGGCCACGACGATCGGCACGTTGGCGGCCTGCGCGTGGTTGAGGGCTTCAACGGTCTGCGGCATAACGCCGTCGTCCGCTGCGACCACCAGGATGGCGATGTCGGTGACCTTCGCACCACGGGCACGCATGGCGGTGAACGCCTCGTGGCCCGGAGTATCGATGAAGGTGATCTTGCGGTCGACACCTTCGTGCGCGGTGGTGATCTGGTAAGCACCGATGTGCTGCGTGATACCGCCGTGTTCACCCGCGACGACGTCGGAGTTACGGATGGCATCCAGCAGGCGGGTCTTACCGTGGTCAACGTGACCCATGACGGTGACAACAGGAGGACGTGCCTCGAGTTCCTCGTCGCCTTCGGCCTCCAGCTCGGCGTCGAAGTCGATGTCGAAGCCGGAGAGCAGCTCGCGCTCCTCGTCTTCCGGCGACACGACCTGGAGCTTGTAGCCAAGCTCCTCGCCGAGCAGGGCGAAGGTCTCTTCATCCAGCGACTGCGTGGCCGTGGCCATTTCGCCGAGGTGGAAGAGCACGGTCACCAGTGCAGCGGGGTTCGCCTCGATCTTGTCGGCAAAGTCCGTGATGGACGAGCCGCGGCGGAGCCGGACTACGGTGTTGCCGTCGCCGCGGGGCACACTGACGCCGCCCAGCGACGGAGCACTCATCTGCTCGAGTTCCTGGCGCTTGGCACGCTTCGACTTGCGCTGCTTGCCACGGCCTGCGCCGCCCTTACCAAAGGCACCCTGGGTGCCACCGCGACCGCGGCCACCCTTGCCGAAGCCACCGCCGGCCGGAGCACCGCCGCCGGCGCCGGGAGCGCCGCCGGTACCCGGTGCGCCACCGGGGCGTCCGGGACCGCGGCCTCCGCCGCCGGGACGGCCTGCACCAGCGGGTGCGGGACGTTCGGTGCGGTTAGGCATCATGCCCGGAGTAGGACGGTTTCCGCCGCCTGCTCCGGGGCGTGCACCGGGAGCACCGGCCGGACGCGGAGCGCCGGGACGTGCACCCTGGGTACCGCCGGGACGCGGAGCGCCCGGACGGGGACCGCCGGCGCCGGCCGCGGGACGCGGGCCGCCGGGGCGTTCGCCTTCGGTGCGGCTTCCGCCCGGTCGGGGCATGCCCTGGGAAGGAGCGAACGGGTTGTTACCCGGACGCGGGGGACGTTCGTTGTCGCCGCCGCGGCCCCGGGGCATGCCCTGGGACGTGGCGAAGGGGTTATTGCCGGGGCGGGGACCGCCCGGTCGGGGTGCCGAACCGCCCTGTCCGCCGGAGCGGGAGGGGGCAGCCGGAGCTTCAGCCTTCGGTGCCGGGCGTGCGCCGGGCTTTGCACCGGTGGACGGTGCGGCCGGAGCCGCCGGAGCAGCTGCTGCCGCGGAGGGGGCCGCGGGAGCCGGTGCTGCTGCGGGAGCAGGCGCCGACGGCGCGGGGGCCGCGGCCGGAGCTTCAGCCTTGGGTTCCGGAGCCTTGGGAGCTGCCGGGCCCGGCGCGGGGGCCGGACGGGAAGCCGAGGGGCTGGCGGGCGCCTTGGGCGCTGCTGCGGGAGCTTCGGACTTCGAAGCGCCGGCAGCGGGGTATGCGTTGCGGAGTTTCCTCACAACGGGGGCCTCAATGGTGGAAGAGGCAGAGCGAACGAATTCGCCCAGTTCCTGCAGTTTGGTTACTGCATCTTTGGAAGTAATACCGAGCTCTTTAGCAAGCTCATGTACGCGGACCTTGGCCACATTTCTCCTGTCTCGGTCCGCACCGAGCCAGGCACGAACCGTCTACTTCTTACTGCGGACCTTCGCCGCGATAGCAGCTGAAAGGCCCATTGCAGAGCGCAACAAAGTTGTCATCGTTGCGCACTCATCGCTGGGAACTCATCGGGTTTCCATCAGTTTTCTGACCCGCTTTCAGGTTGGACGGTTGTTGCTGCGGCCACCGGAGTGTCCACGGCTTGCGTGCCTGCCGTTATCCGGCGTTCGACTGCGGCAGTTCCGGTGGTGCCCGGGAGGGCACGTCCGAACGCACGCCGCTTGATTGCCAGCGCCAGGCACGTTTCGCTGGGGTGCAGCCATGCACCCCGGCCAGCCATCCGGCGTCGTTCGTCAACGACGACAACGGTGGAACCGTTGCCTTCGGCGACGAGCCGGAGTAACTCAGACCGCGGGCCCTTCTTCCGGCATCCGATGCAGGTGCGTTGCGGCTGATCCTCAAGGTGTTGCACTAGCGCCACGGTGAGTATCTTCCTGCCCCTACAAATCTGCTGCCCCGAACCCGCCTGCACGTTCCGCGTTCGTAACGAACGCCGATTATGCGGGCACGCTCAAGGCGCACGAATACCGGCCATCAGGCGCGGTCAATGTCTATTCTAGCCCCTCAGGTGCCCCGGCCCCGAAACGACGGGTCGAAACGGGGCGGGACAATCCGAGGGGCCGTCCGCCAAGGCGGCCTAGTTTTCGCGCGGAACCGCCGCGTCGGAGACGATGTCAATCCGCCAGCCCGTGAGCTTGGCGGCCAGGCGGGCGTTTTGGCCCTCCTTGCCGATGGCCAGCGACAGCTGGTAGTCCGGGACGACGACACGGGCGGAGCGCGTTGCCTCATCCGTGATGGTGACGGAATTCACCCTCGACGGCGACAGGGCGCTGGCGATGAAGGTCGCCGGGTCCTCGCTGAAATCGACAATGTCGATCTTTTCGTCGTTGAGCTCGGTCATGACGGCCCGGACGCGTGAACCCATCTCACCAATGCAGGCACCCTTGGCATTGATGCCGGGGATGTTGGCCTTGACGGCGATCTTGGTGCGGTGCCCGGCTTCGCGGGCCAGCGCCACGATCTCCACCGAGCGGTCGGCGATCTCCGGAACTTCCAGTTCGAAGAGCTTCCGGACCAGGCCGGGGTGCGAGCGGGACAGCGTAATGGACGGGCCCTTGGTGCCGCGGTGCACGTCAATCACGAAGGCGCGGAGCCGGTTGCCGTGGATGTACTTCTCGCCGGGGACCTGTTCGGGCGGGGGAAGCAGCGCCTCAACCGTTCCAAGGTTCACCTGAATCATGTGCGGGTTATTGCCCTGCTGGATGGTGCCCGCAACCAGTTCGCCCTCGCGGCCCTTGAACTGGCCCAGGACGTTGTCGTCCTCAGCGTCGCGCAGGCGCTGCAGGATGATCTGCCGTGCCGTGCTGGCAGCGATGCGGCCGAACCCGGCCGGGGTGTCTTCGAACTCGCCGATGGGGGCGCCGTCGTCGTCAATTTCAGTGGCCCAGATGGTCACGTGGCCGCTCTTGCGGTCCAGCTCTGCGCGGGCCTTTTCGAAGGCTCCCGGAGACTTGTGGTAGGCCACCAGCAGTGCCTGCTCGATGGTCGGGATCAGGAGGTCCAGCGGGATTTCACGCTCACGCTCCAGAAGTCTCAGTGCGCTCATGTCAATATCCATCAGGCCTCCTCAGAAGGTCCATTGTTTTCATCTTCCAGACCGACCTCATCGAGGTGGCTGAACTCTATCTCGACTTTTCCATTGCGGATCCTGTCGAAAGGAATCTTCTCGGGCTCGCCCTGCTTGGGTTTCATACCCTTTTTGGCCGCGATCTCCGGAATTAGGGTCACGCCGTCGTCGTCAACGGACTGGATCCTGCCGGTGAGGTTCTCACCCTGGATGACATTTACCTTGACCATGCGGCCGCGGGCACGGTGCCAGTGGCGCGGCTCAGTCAGGGGACGTCCGACGCCGGGAGAGGAAACCTCGAGGTCGTACGGGCGGCTGTCGTAGCTGGGATCGCCGTCCAGGATGCCGGAGAGCTCCTTGGAGATCTCAGCAATAACGTCAAGGCTTACCCCGCCGGTTTCTTCCTGCGGCAGGTCCACTACTACGTGGACCACCCGGTTGGCACCGGCGACGTGAATGGACACGTCCTCCAGGTACAGCCGGTGTGCCTGGACCGAGGGTTCCAGCAATGCCCGGACGCGCTCGGCCTCCGGGTTATGCACGGATTCGGCCTCAGCCTTGCCCGTACCGGTCCGGTCTGATGAAGTCGTGGCTTCTGCATTACTCACGATGCCGGCCGCCTCCCGCTAGATGATGTTGTGTGTACTAGCGTAGCGATTTTATGGGCGCCATGGTGCACTCGCTTGCTGCCGGGCATGACAACATGGTCTGTTGTGAAAGACGACACCAAGGAAAAACGCCGGCCGGGCCGCTATTTCCGGTACGGCATCCTGGCGTCATTGGCGGTGCTGGTTATCAGCCTGGGGCTGGCACTGACACCGGGGCAGCCTCCGGAGCCGCCGGAGCCTTCCTTTTCCGAGCAGGCGCGGGCCGCAGCCCTTGCAGACACGATGCGCCTGCGCACGGCCGGCAGCCACCTTGCCGATTCCGTTTCCGGCGCCGAGCGCCAGGCGCTGCTGCGCACTGTGACTTTGCTGACAACCCAGGCGAGGGCACTGTCCGGTCCCGACCAGAAGCAGTCGCCCTCGGCCACAGCCGCCGCATCCGGCACAGCATCAGGTGTACCTTCCACCTCGGCAACCGTGTCCGGAGAGCCCGCTGTGGCGGACTCCCCCGCGGGGCTGGTGGCCGCGGTATCGGCCAGCGGCAGCCGGCGCCTCAAGGACGCGGTAGCGTCCGACGGCGGGATGGCGCGGCTGCTCGCCGCCGTCGGCACCGCCCAGCTTCTTCAGGCGTCCTCGCTGGCGCCGGCGGTGGGGGCAACGGCCCCGGAACTGCCCGCGCTTCCAGCGCCGCCGCCGGCACCTGCAGCGGCGCCGGCTGCGGCGCCGTCAGCCGCTTCCCTGCCTGCTGCCTCGCCGGCCGCCGGCGGAAGTTCATGCCCGCCCGCCCCGGCCGCGTCCGGCCCGGCCGCGTCCGGCCCGGCCGCAGGCTCGGCGACACCGGCCGCTGCCCTGGCGATGACGGTCAAGACCGAGGCTGAGACGGTCTACGGCTACCAGGTAGCCCTTGCCCGCCTCGAGGGCGCCGCCGCCGGCTCGGCGTCAGAGCTGCTGGCCCGGCATGAATCGGTCCTGGCTGAAGCGGAGGCCCTGAGTCGGGCACAATGCGTGGATATTCCCCCGCGGGAGGCCGGCTACACCCTCGGCCCGTTGTTCCTCGAAGCGCCGGCAGCCGGCCTGGGCAGCCTCGAAGCAGGCACCCTTCCGGTGTACGGGGACCTGGTGGCCTTGAGCGACGGCAGCACCCGGCAATGGGCCATTGCCGGTTTGCTCGCCGCCGCCAACCGCGCCGCGCAATGGGGCGCCGACTCCGGCCCCCTGCCGGGCATCGTGGTGGACACCGCACAGCTTCCCGAACTCACCCATGACAGCCCGGCCCCGGAATCCACGGCGCCGCGTGCTTCGCCGGCGCCGTCGGACGCCGGCT
Protein-coding regions in this window:
- the rbfA gene encoding 30S ribosome-binding factor RbfA, which produces MADPARAAKLAQRIKVVVAEALGRKVKDPRLEGITVTDARVTNDLQHATIYYTVFGDQVVQADAAKGLEKAKGVLRQEVGRNITVRLTPTLEFVADQIPVNASNLEELLRAAKKRDAEVAALAAGAKHAGDADPYKSDIPEDVEIDEDDFDEEDEDLIDDEELDEDGNK
- a CDS encoding YlxR family protein gives rise to the protein MALVQHLEDQPQRTCIGCRKKGPRSELLRLVAEGNGSTVVVVDERRRMAGRGAWLHPSETCLALAIKRRAFGRALPGTTGTAAVERRITAGTQAVDTPVAAATTVQPESGSEN
- the rimP gene encoding ribosome maturation factor RimP, with protein sequence MSNAEATTSSDRTGTGKAEAESVHNPEAERVRALLEPSVQAHRLYLEDVSIHVAGANRVVHVVVDLPQEETGGVSLDVIAEISKELSGILDGDPSYDSRPYDLEVSSPGVGRPLTEPRHWHRARGRMVKVNVIQGENLTGRIQSVDDDGVTLIPEIAAKKGMKPKQGEPEKIPFDRIRNGKVEIEFSHLDEVGLEDENNGPSEEA
- the nusA gene encoding transcription termination factor NusA, which gives rise to MDIDMSALRLLEREREIPLDLLIPTIEQALLVAYHKSPGAFEKARAELDRKSGHVTIWATEIDDDGAPIGEFEDTPAGFGRIAASTARQIILQRLRDAEDDNVLGQFKGREGELVAGTIQQGNNPHMIQVNLGTVEALLPPPEQVPGEKYIHGNRLRAFVIDVHRGTKGPSITLSRSHPGLVRKLFELEVPEIADRSVEIVALAREAGHRTKIAVKANIPGINAKGACIGEMGSRVRAVMTELNDEKIDIVDFSEDPATFIASALSPSRVNSVTITDEATRSARVVVPDYQLSLAIGKEGQNARLAAKLTGWRIDIVSDAAVPREN
- a CDS encoding ferritin-like domain-containing protein encodes the protein MKDDTKEKRRPGRYFRYGILASLAVLVISLGLALTPGQPPEPPEPSFSEQARAAALADTMRLRTAGSHLADSVSGAERQALLRTVTLLTTQARALSGPDQKQSPSATAAASGTASGVPSTSATVSGEPAVADSPAGLVAAVSASGSRRLKDAVASDGGMARLLAAVGTAQLLQASSLAPAVGATAPELPALPAPPPAPAAAPAAAPSAASLPAASPAAGGSSCPPAPAASGPAASGPAAGSATPAAALAMTVKTEAETVYGYQVALARLEGAAAGSASELLARHESVLAEAEALSRAQCVDIPPREAGYTLGPLFLEAPAAGLGSLEAGTLPVYGDLVALSDGSTRQWAIAGLLAAANRAAQWGADSGPLPGIVVDTAQLPELTHDSPAPESTAPRASPAPSDAG
- the infB gene encoding translation initiation factor IF-2; its protein translation is MAKVRVHELAKELGITSKDAVTKLQELGEFVRSASSTIEAPVVRKLRNAYPAAGASKSEAPAAAPKAPASPSASRPAPAPGPAAPKAPEPKAEAPAAAPAPSAPAPAAAPAPAAPSAAAAAPAAPAAPSTGAKPGARPAPKAEAPAAPSRSGGQGGSAPRPGGPRPGNNPFATSQGMPRGRGGDNERPPRPGNNPFAPSQGMPRPGGSRTEGERPGGPRPAAGAGGPRPGAPRPGGTQGARPGAPRPAGAPGARPGAGGGNRPTPGMMPNRTERPAPAGAGRPGGGGRGPGRPGGAPGTGGAPGAGGGAPAGGGFGKGGRGRGGTQGAFGKGGAGRGKQRKSKRAKRQELEQMSAPSLGGVSVPRGDGNTVVRLRRGSSITDFADKIEANPAALVTVLFHLGEMATATQSLDEETFALLGEELGYKLQVVSPEDEERELLSGFDIDFDAELEAEGDEELEARPPVVTVMGHVDHGKTRLLDAIRNSDVVAGEHGGITQHIGAYQITTAHEGVDRKITFIDTPGHEAFTAMRARGAKVTDIAILVVAADDGVMPQTVEALNHAQAANVPIVVAVNKIDKEGANPDKVRGQLTEYGLVPEEYGGDTMFVEVSARQNLNIDELLEAVLLTADAALDMRANPNKDARGIAIEANLDKGRGAVATVLVQSGTLHVGDTIVAGTAHGRVRAMFDDDGSVLTEAGPSRPVQVLGLSNVPRAGDTFFVTADERTARQIAEKREAADRNAALAKRRKRISLEDFDQAVAEGKIDTLNLILKGDVSGAVEALEDALLKIDVGEGVQLRVIHRGVGAITQNDVNLATVDSAVIIGFNVKPAERVAELADREGVDMRFYSVIYAAIDDIEMALKGMLKPEYEEVQLGTAEVREVFRSSKFGNIAGSIVRSGVIRRNTKARISRDGKIIGDNLTVETLKRFKDDATEVRTDFECGIGLGSYNDINEGDIIETFEMREKPRV